The following are from one region of the bacterium genome:
- a CDS encoding peptidylprolyl isomerase → MRSLITVRRGSRSRPALVALASLTAVLLVACGSTGEVATVEGESITFDEVAVLIPDEGDTVDVNRFANSLMLVVADRVMSSQAEEEFGVVRTDQLVDAKLGELLMQTGLTPEQIYENYGLTEASLRLIAAQEVTADQVSAELVADAGPPTEDELMAIYEASLGELSQVCSAHILVATEEEGIATYDRAVAGEDFAALAMELSTGPSGPNGGDLGCSSPSSYVEEFAAATLKAEVGVPFGPVQTTFGWHVILVNERTVPAFEDVRDGLAEDLRLSDGNRRWVDWLTRVLTEAEVVVEPEYGTWSTEPSPNIIPPES, encoded by the coding sequence TTGCGTAGCCTCATCACCGTACGCCGGGGAAGCCGGTCCCGTCCGGCCCTCGTCGCGCTCGCGTCGTTGACGGCGGTTCTCCTCGTAGCGTGCGGGAGCACCGGCGAAGTGGCCACGGTTGAAGGCGAATCGATCACCTTCGACGAGGTGGCTGTCCTGATCCCCGATGAGGGCGACACGGTTGACGTCAACCGCTTCGCCAACTCGCTGATGCTGGTGGTGGCCGACCGGGTGATGTCCTCGCAGGCAGAGGAAGAGTTCGGCGTGGTCCGGACCGATCAGCTCGTCGACGCCAAGCTTGGAGAATTGCTCATGCAGACGGGCCTCACCCCTGAGCAGATCTACGAGAACTACGGCCTCACCGAGGCCTCGCTCCGTCTCATCGCAGCCCAGGAAGTTACCGCCGACCAGGTGTCGGCCGAGCTCGTGGCCGACGCCGGTCCTCCCACCGAAGACGAGCTGATGGCGATCTACGAGGCGTCGCTCGGCGAACTCAGCCAGGTCTGCTCGGCCCACATCCTCGTCGCGACCGAGGAGGAAGGCATCGCCACCTACGACCGCGCAGTAGCCGGCGAGGACTTCGCGGCGCTGGCGATGGAGCTGTCAACCGGCCCCAGCGGCCCCAACGGGGGCGATCTGGGGTGCTCCTCCCCCAGTTCCTACGTGGAGGAGTTCGCCGCCGCGACGCTCAAGGCGGAGGTGGGCGTCCCGTTCGGACCGGTCCAGACCACCTTCGGTTGGCACGTGATCCTGGTGAACGAGCGGACCGTTCCCGCATTCGAGGATGTCCGGGACGGGTTGGCGGAGGACCTGAGGCTGTCGGATGGCAACCGCCGATGGGTGGATTGGCTGACCCGCGTCCTGACGGAAGCGGAGGTCGTGGTGGAGCCCGAGTACGGGACATGGAGTACCGAGCCGAGCCCCAACATCATCCCGCCGGAATCCTGA
- the mazG gene encoding nucleoside triphosphate pyrophosphohydrolase yields MEYRAEPQHHPAGILSEVLIVAGLGPGDLSRTPAGVREALLDPDRRVILRTGEHPAAAELARSQKVTTCDDLYEAGETFDEVYEAIVSRVLAAAEMGPVIYATPGSPLYGERTVAELRERCRAAGRPVELLHAPSFLDEVFSALQMDPTERGFTVLDGRDLPDPLMLDLPTVVFQVDTGPVLDDALRRLGRTLPDGTPVTVLSDLGTKKALIRTYPIGEVPTEAANARTSLFLEPPETGLVGAIRAMRRLRTECPWDRRQTHDSLTPYAVEETFELLEAIGRLPPGAPDGDEVDYVAYHDVEEELGDVLLQVIFHSNLASETGAFDVEDVAETLRRKLVRRHPHVFGTLEVQDAEEVIANWVEIKAGEKHRESLMDGVPGNLPGLDRAVKLQKRAARVGFDWPDARSVVGDVEEEIAELVEVIDQAEEARPEEADHELGDVLFAVANLARHLGVPPELALRKAVNRFESRFRRMEELDDLAAADLDRLDALWEQAKREEHS; encoded by the coding sequence ATGGAGTACCGAGCCGAGCCCCAACATCATCCCGCCGGAATCCTGAGCGAAGTCCTGATCGTCGCCGGCCTCGGGCCGGGAGACCTCTCCCGGACTCCCGCCGGGGTCAGGGAGGCATTGCTCGATCCCGATCGCCGGGTGATCCTCCGCACCGGAGAGCACCCGGCTGCCGCCGAGCTGGCGCGGAGCCAGAAGGTGACCACCTGTGACGACCTCTACGAGGCCGGCGAGACGTTCGACGAGGTGTACGAGGCCATCGTGTCGAGGGTGCTGGCGGCGGCGGAGATGGGCCCCGTGATCTACGCGACGCCGGGGAGCCCGCTCTACGGGGAACGCACCGTCGCCGAACTGAGGGAGCGCTGCCGGGCGGCGGGCCGACCCGTCGAATTGCTACATGCCCCGTCGTTCCTCGACGAGGTGTTCTCCGCCCTCCAGATGGACCCCACCGAGCGGGGCTTCACGGTGCTGGACGGCCGGGACCTGCCGGATCCACTGATGCTCGACCTGCCGACGGTGGTGTTCCAGGTCGACACCGGACCGGTGCTCGACGATGCGCTGCGCCGGCTCGGACGCACCCTCCCCGACGGCACCCCGGTGACCGTGCTGTCAGACCTCGGCACCAAGAAGGCCCTAATACGCACCTATCCGATCGGGGAAGTCCCCACCGAAGCGGCTAATGCGCGCACCAGCCTGTTCCTCGAACCTCCCGAGACCGGTCTGGTCGGGGCCATCCGGGCGATGCGGCGGCTGAGGACGGAGTGTCCATGGGACCGGCGGCAGACCCACGACTCTCTCACCCCATACGCCGTGGAGGAGACCTTCGAGCTGCTGGAGGCCATCGGTCGCCTCCCTCCCGGCGCGCCCGACGGGGACGAGGTCGACTACGTGGCCTACCACGATGTGGAGGAGGAACTGGGCGATGTCCTCCTACAGGTCATCTTCCACTCCAACCTGGCCTCGGAGACGGGAGCGTTCGATGTCGAGGACGTGGCCGAGACCCTCCGGCGCAAGCTGGTGCGCCGCCATCCCCACGTGTTCGGCACCCTCGAGGTCCAGGATGCCGAGGAAGTGATCGCCAACTGGGTGGAGATCAAGGCGGGCGAGAAGCACCGTGAATCGCTGATGGACGGCGTGCCTGGCAATCTCCCCGGACTGGACCGGGCGGTCAAGCTCCAGAAGCGAGCCGCCCGGGTGGGATTCGACTGGCCTGACGCCCGTTCGGTGGTAGGCGACGTGGAGGAGGAGATCGCCGAGTTGGTCGAGGTGATAGACCAGGCCGAGGAGGCCCGACCGGAGGAGGCCGACCACGAGCTGGGCGACGTGCTGTTCGCGGTGGCCAACCTGGCCCGCCACCTCGGTGTGCCACCGGAACTGGCGCTCCGCAAGGCCGTCAACCGGTTCGAGAGCCGTTTCCGCCGCATGGAGGAACTAGACGACCTAGCCGCCGCC